One Acidimicrobiales bacterium genomic window, ACCGTGGCGGCGCTCGCAGTGTTGGCCATGTTGGCGTCGGCGTGCTCCGACGACGACGACGAAGCGGGTGACAGCTCCGGCAGCGACACCGGCAGCGACAGCGGTGACAGCGGCGGCGACGCCCCCAGCGGCGACCCGATCGTCGTGGGCGGGGTCGCCCAGCTGCAGTTCTACGAGGGCGTCGACGTCGGCGCCAAGGCCCGGTTCGAGCGGGCCAACCGCGACGGCGGCGTGAACGGCCGACCCATCGAGTTCCTCGGCGTCGAAGACGACAACGCCGACCCGCAGCGCGACACCACGCTGGTGCGGGAGCTGGTGCAGCAGGACGACGTGTTCGCCGTCGTGCCCATCACCTCCGACACGTTCCCGGCGGCGTCGAGCGACTTCCTGGCCCAGAACGAGGTGCCCTACGTCGGCTGGGGCGTGAACCCCGGCTTCTGCGGCTCCGAGTGGGGCTACGCCTTCTCCGGCTGCCTGCTCAGCCCGGACTTCGTGAACTCGTCGCTGGTCGACCCGGTGCTGGCCGCGGCGGCCGACAGCCCCGAGGGCCTCAAGGTGGCGATCCAGGCCGGCGACAACCCCCAGGGCCACGCCGGCAACGACCTCTACGACGCGATCATCCAGGACCGCGGCGCCGAGGTGGTCTACAAGGAGGCCGACCTCCCACCCGTCGACGCGCCCACCAGCTACGCCCCCTGGGTGCAGGCCATCACCGACAGCGACCCGGACATCGTCTACATCTCGACGAACTTCCCCAACGAGGTCGGCCTGGCGGGCGCCCTGAAGGCGGCCGGCTACGAGGGACTGACGGTCGGGTTCACC contains:
- a CDS encoding ABC transporter substrate-binding protein, which encodes MAALAVLAMLASACSDDDDEAGDSSGSDTGSDSGDSGGDAPSGDPIVVGGVAQLQFYEGVDVGAKARFERANRDGGVNGRPIEFLGVEDDNADPQRDTTLVRELVQQDDVFAVVPITSDTFPAASSDFLAQNEVPYVGWGVNPGFCGSEWGYAFSGCLLSPDFVNSSLVDPVLAAAADSPEGLKVAIQAGDNPQGHAGNDLYDAIIQDRGAEVVYKEADLPPVDAPTSYAPWVQAITDSDPDIVYISTNFPNEVGLAGALKAAGYEGLTVGFTTYAPGLLEEQPNVASAIEGHYINVQLPPQESESPAIEQLQADLEAIDEEPAATFGVSQGYWQADLFIQILEAAGEDATGEDIRALMTEGFEYEPEDGGIGALSFPENLDVSAPCAALVQVVDGAYEVQEPFTCYENIPVG